Genomic DNA from Cucumis melo cultivar AY chromosome 10, USDA_Cmelo_AY_1.0, whole genome shotgun sequence:
TTAACAAGAAGTTGCCAACCTATGTACTCACCTGAGCAGCAAGGCGAGTCCTTACGAGGTCCAGCGGATATGTACTTGATGCTGCTGTAATTCCCGCCAAGCCACCACCCAGGAAGTGAACTAAAAGGTCTGCACTCATGTGATCCTTACGACGGTCAAGACCTGGTACCATGTGAAGTAACTACATAACAGATAAACAATCAATTAAGATCCCCATATATAGAACTGTATGATGGAATTTACTCAAAAGAAAGATAAAACCAACCTTTTTGTAGTGTTCATATGCATAGAAATTGATAGAGGAATAAGGTAGACGATGAGCAATTGTAACAAGATTCCCTTTCCAGAAAGCTCTTATTCCTTCCTCGTGAATGATTCGTGAAGCCTCATGCCATATGCTGGCTTTTTTCAGCAATGCTACATCAGAGTGCATCCCTTGCACCTGAGATGATAACAAGTAAGAAGGCAATTATGCATCCATGAATATCAAATGGAAAAGCACAGGTAATACGAACTCGTTATAACACAGCAAGTTTGCGATCCAAAACACCAAGAGAACCAGGAAATGTAACACTAAATTGACAGACCAATTCAGTTTTTAAGAAATCAGGAACAGGCACAGTTAAGGATGtgcttattttattttaaattatgaCATCTTCATTTAAAAAACGCTAAATTCCTTTAATTTACAGGTCTTAAATTTGTTGAAAGAGAATACAAATGAATAAAATGTGTGCAATTCTACTATAAGAGCGCCTAGATAAAAACAACGATCCTGGACCTCCTGGTAAGAATCAACTTAAAATACTACACCTTCTCAAATACATCTCAAGAAAAGGGTCAATTTTAGAATGGTgccaaagaaaaaggaaagaataggCATAAACCAAAGCACCaataatataaaagaattaaaaaattagaTAGTAAATGTTCTATAATTCATATGCGCAAGAGTTCAACAAATGCATTCACATTGTAATCATACATTCCCATTCTCATCATAAAGCACAAttacttaaaaaatgaaatcttcCACCTGTATTATCGGAGCATATTTCTCACCTCACTTGGTTATAATGCAAAAGTCGTCAATATGACTCCAGTACAGAACCAAAAAACTGTATTCCGAAGCTTATCTAGGCTTCAGGAAAATGTTTTGCGAAAGAGGAAAAACTGGAAATGGATAAAGAAGAAGAGTGATTACCCAAAATTTCCATACACAAAAAACCTAACTTCAAACAACCCATGTCAGAAAACTGAGAACAGACCAAACCAACCCTATTATCAAAACACTAATGGGATAAcaatgagacaaacaacttcATCGCAACAACTATACGCAACAGAAACCAAAGAAAACGAACCTGAAATAGAATGGTAAGGCGGGCAAGTGGCGCGGTACATGTCTTACTAAAAGCACCAGCAACACCTCCAGAGAGAAGCTGCGACACCGTCCCAATCTGCGATTGTTGAAGCGACTGTTGTTTTTTAGGAGCGAAATTTCTGGTACCTCCCTCAACAGAAACCACCCCACCATGAGCAGAACTGAGAGCTCTTTGCCCTCCTTCCATCATCACACTAACCCTGGCCTCCGTTTGCATGTGTTAGATTAAACCTAAACCCTCTTGATCAATAATCTTGAATAcggtaaagaaaaaaaatagtaagAAACAGAgatcaaagaagagaaaaatggagaAAAGGAAAGCTAAAATCAGAGTATATGAAGTGGTGAAGCACTAGGAAGAACTGGAAGTGGAAGTTGCAGCGAAGAGGGAGAGAGAGTAAAAGCCTTGCTTTTCCCTGTGTCTTGTTCTAGGTTTCAGGAAAACTGCGTTGAACTGAAGGAAGAAGCAAGggagatgaagaagatggagTGCTGCTGTATACGATGTCGTTTTGCCCGTCCCGATTGGATTTTGAAACGGTGTCGTTTCTTTCACCGAC
This window encodes:
- the LOC103500247 gene encoding uncharacterized protein LOC103500247 isoform X2 yields the protein MQTEARVSVMMEGGQRALSSAHGGVVSVEGGTRNFAPKKQQSLQQSQIGTVSQLLSGGVAGAFSKTCTAPLARLTILFQVQGMHSDVALLKKASIWHEASRIIHEEGIRAFWKGNLVTIAHRLPYSSINFYAYEHYKKLLHMVPGLDRRKDHMSADLLVHFLGGGLAGITAASSTYPLDLVRTRLAAQTNVIYYKGILHTLRTICRDEGVLGLYKGLGATLLGVGPNIAISFSVYESLRSFWQSRSNLPLGSREEAKAVGRSRWASSSVHNRSCRCIQTHIEDRRLPWFL
- the LOC103500247 gene encoding uncharacterized protein LOC103500247 isoform X1 — encoded protein: MQTEARVSVMMEGGQRALSSAHGGVVSVEGGTRNFAPKKQQSLQQSQIGTVSQLLSGGVAGAFSKTCTAPLARLTILFQVQGMHSDVALLKKASIWHEASRIIHEEGIRAFWKGNLVTIAHRLPYSSINFYAYEHYKKLLHMVPGLDRRKDHMSADLLVHFLGGGLAGITAASSTYPLDLVRTRLAAQTNVIYYKGILHTLRTICRDEGVLGLYKGLGATLLGVGPNIAISFSVYESLRSFWQSRRPHDSTVLVSLTCGSLSGIASSTATFPLDLVRRRKQLEGAGGRARVYTTGLVGVFRHILRTEGFRGFYRGILPEYYKVVPGVGICFMTYETLKSLLADANSRL
- the LOC103500247 gene encoding uncharacterized protein LOC103500247 isoform X3; the protein is MQTEARVSVMMEGGQRALSSAHGGVVSVEGGTRNFAPKKQQSLQQSQIGTVSQLLSGGVAGAFSKTCTAPLARLTILFQVQGMHSDVALLKKASIWHEASRIIHEEGIRAFWKGNLVTIAHRLPYSSINFYAYEHYKKLLHMVPGLDRRKDHMSADLLVHFLGGGLAGITAASSTYPLDLVRTRLAAQTNVIYYKGILHTLRTICRDEGVLGLYKGLGATLLGVGPNIAISFSVYESLRSFWQSRRPHDSTVLVSLTCGSLSGIASSTEKQAVVQTLHQSI